From Larus michahellis chromosome 8, bLarMic1.1, whole genome shotgun sequence, one genomic window encodes:
- the GPBP1L1 gene encoding vasculin-like protein 1 yields MAQHDFVPAWLNFSTPQSTKSPAATFEKHGEHLPRGEGRFGVSRRRHNSSDGFFNNGPLRTAGDCWHQPSLLRHDSVDSGVSKGAHVGLSGSQPGWHGPSRGHDGVNQRGGGGTGVHRHWNGNFHSRKSSAFQEKLPVESREEKKEDKEQLQFEEEDFPSLNPEAGRHNNQNKPLGTPSGVWENPPSAKQPTKMLVIKKVSKEDPAAAFSAAFTSPVSHLANGNKATTIVPSVYKNLVPKPAAPPSKPSPWKANRSEHKPGSLSSSRDSAFTSPVSVTKPAVLASGSVLTSPKESPSSTTPPIEICSSRLTKLMRRTTDKKSEFLKALKDDRNGEITENRECDKLDDMESNSTPEPKENWEENCHQNGLSLPLPEEGENLSHSLEAEHRLLKEMGWQEYPENDENYLPLTEDELKEFQIKSEQRRRNGFGKNGFLQGRGSSLLFHWRSTFKTKIEDSDTETSSSETSDDDA; encoded by the exons ATGGCGCAGCATGACTTTGTTCCTGCCTGGCTTAACTTCTCAACGCCACAGTCAACCAAG tccCCTGCAGCCACCTTTGAGAAACATGGAGAGCATCTTCCACGGGGAGAAGGCCGCTTTGGGGTGAGCCGTAGGAGACACAACTCTTCTGATGGATTTTTCAATAATGGACCCCTCCGAACTGCGGGAG ACTGCTGGCATCAGCCGTCCCTTCTCCGCCATGATTCTGTAGATTCTGGTGTTTCTAAAGGAGCTCACGTTGGGCTTTCTGGCAGTCAGCCTGGCTGGCATGGTCCCTCACGGGGCCATGATGGCGTGAACCAGCGTGGTGGAGGAGGAACTGGAGTTCATCGCCACTGGAATGGCAACTTCCATTCTCGGAAAAGTTCCGCCTTTCAAGAAAAGCTGCCTGTTGAATccagggaagagaagaaggaagataAAGAGCAGTTGCAATTTGAGGAAGAAGACTTT CCATCTTTGAATCCAGAAGCTGGAAGACACAACAACCAGAACAAACCTTTAGGAACACCTTCTGGAGTATGGG aaaacccCCCTAGTGCCAAGCAACCTACCAAGATGCTGGTCATCAAAAAGGTTTCAAAAGAGGATCCTGCCGCCGCCTTCTCAGCTGCATTTACATCACCTGTTTCTCACCTGGCAAATGGCAACAAAGCCACCACCATTGTCCCAAGCGTCTACAAAAATCTGGTTCCTAAacctgcagctcctccttccaAG CCAAGTCCATGGAAAGCCAACAGAAGTGAACATAAACCAGGCTCGCTTTCCTCCAGCCGTGACTCCGCCTTTACCAGTCCAGTGTCTGTAACCAAACCAGCGGTACTGGCGAGTGGCTCGGTCCTCACCTCTCCCAAAGAG AGTCCTTCCAGCACCACCCCTCCCATTGAGATCTGCTCTTCACGCCTGACGAAGCTGATGCGCCGTACCACCGATAAAAAGAGCGAATTCCTGAAGGCACTGAAAGATGATAGGAATGGGGAGATAACAGAGAACAGAGAATGTGACAAGCTGGATGAT atggAGAGCAACAGCACACCAGAACCAAAGGAAAACTGGGAAGAGAACTGCCATCAGAATggtctttctctccctttgccgGAGGAGGGGGAAAATCTCTCTCATTCATTGGAAGCAGAACACAG GTTATTGAAAGAAATGGGATGGCAGGAATATCCTGAAAATGATGAGAACTACCTGCCCCTCACGGAGGATGAGCTCAAAGAGTTCCAAATTAAATCAGAGCAG CGAAGAAGAAACGGATTTGGGAAGAATGGATTTCTTCAGGGCCGCGGCTCCAGCCTGTTGTTCCACTGGAGAAGCACTTTTAAGACAAAGATTGAGGACTCAGACACAGAAACTAGTAGCAGCGAAACGTCAGATGACGATGCCTGA
- the TMEM69 gene encoding transmembrane protein 69 has product MFPLLQRCCFHMPFKLQKSTSPRLLLHGKNKTTWSSVGLCLQRDACHLSRSPSLNPASVYATKLQAFHTSLPFLKKKTPKESETKDPGVLQRSMKSLKDSPKPALYLSLAGLIPFASVPLSMAVQGTYYPELAFAQITYGAVTVSFLGGMRWGFALPENSPAKPDWLNLANSTIPPLLAWQALLFKDITHGAIMLVMALGIALHYDVSLLPTYPRWFKVLRVVGTLVMVLSLLATAVLKTLLENQLSDSRNKCQNIK; this is encoded by the exons ATGTTTCCTCTCTTACAACGATGCTGCTTCCACATGCCTTTCAAA CTCCAGAAATCTACCAGCCCCAGACTACTACTGCATGGAAAGAATAAGACAACTTGGTCTTCTGTCGGCCTCTGTCTGCAGAGAGATGCATGTCATCTCTCAAGATCTCCAAGCCTCAACCCAGCATCAGTATATGCAACCAAGCTCCAGGCTTTTCAcacctctctgcccttcctcaaaaagaaaacccccaaagaaTCTGAGACCAAAGACCCAGGCGTATTGCAACGAAGCATGAAATCGCTAAAGGATTCTCCAAAGCCAGCCCTTTACTTAAGCCTTGCAGGGCTAATTCCATTTGCCTCTGTGCCACTGTCAATGGCCGTCCAAGGGACCTACTACCCAGAGCTGGCATTTGCTCAGATTACGTACGGTGCCGTAACAGTCTCTTTCCTAGGAGGAATGAGGTGGGGGTTTGCCCTCCCGGAAAACAGCCCAGCCAAGCCAGACTGGCTGAACCTGGCCAACAGTACAATTCCTCCTCTACTTGCCTGGCAAGCCTTGCTTTTTAAAGATATCACTCATGGTGCAATAATGCTGGTAATGGCCTTAGGGATAGCACTACATTATGATGTTTCCCTTCTTCCTACGTATCCTCGGTGGTTTAAAGTACTGAGGGTAGTGGGAACGCTAGTGATGGTATTATCACTATTAGCTACTGCAGTGTTGAAGACTCTTTTGGAGAATCAGCTAAGTGATAGCAGAAATAAGTGTcagaacataaaataa